In the Acropora muricata isolate sample 2 chromosome 10, ASM3666990v1, whole genome shotgun sequence genome, one interval contains:
- the LOC136931462 gene encoding NADH dehydrogenase [ubiquinone] 1 alpha subcomplex assembly factor 3-like isoform X1, translating to MATLFRCSKYILRRSTSIIPRRFEQHSVEKEPFKTTVTFITDIKEKDGMKSYPPYVTSYSSQGFNIKGIKVVGSVAILPTIFYHWRIKRPEDIIAESLSLFTIMEPPIEIVVVGTGDKLFRLDPKLHSYMRKQHNILLEVQATANASATFNFLLEETRLVGAVLIPPTSTDEP from the exons ATGGCGACTCTTTTTCGATGCTCAAAATATATTCTGAGAAGATCAACATCGAT AATTCCCAGACGATTTGAGCAACACAGTGTTGAGAAAGAACCCTTTAAAACAACAGTTACATTCATCACAGATATTAAAGAGAAAGATGGTATGAAGAGTTACCCTCCATATGTTACGTCATACAGTTCTCAAGGTTTTAACATCAAGGGTATAAAAGTGGTTGGCTCAGTAGCAATTCTCCCTACAATATTTTATCATTGGCGG ATTAAGAGACCTGAGGATATAATAGCAGAGAGTCTTTCACTTTTTACAATAATGGAACCTCCTATAG AAATTGTTGTTGTAGGAACAGGAGACAAGCTCTTTCGACTGGACCCAAAGTTACATAGCTACATGAGAAAGCAACACAACATTCTCCTAGAAGTTCAAGCTACT GCAAATGCATCAGCAACATTCAATTTTCTATTGGAGGAAACACGGTTGGTTGGAGCTGTCCTTATACCACCTACATCAACTGATGAACCCTAA
- the LOC136931462 gene encoding uncharacterized protein isoform X2, whose translation MKTKEIAFVLKFQDGDSFSMLKIYSEKINIDLYLVFTEFPDDLSNTVLRKNPLKQQLHSSQILKRKMIKRPEDIIAESLSLFTIMEPPIEIVVVGTGDKLFRLDPKLHSYMRKQHNILLEVQATANASATFNFLLEETRLVGAVLIPPTSTDEP comes from the exons ATGAAGACGAAAGAGAtcgcttttgttttaaaattccaAGATGGCGACTCTTTTTCGATGCTCAAAATATATTCTGAGAAGATCAACATCGAT TTATATCTGGTCTTTACAGAATTCCCAGACGATTTGAGCAACACAGTGTTGAGAAAGAACCCTTTAAAACAACAGTTACATTCATCACAGATATTAAAGAGAAAGATG ATTAAGAGACCTGAGGATATAATAGCAGAGAGTCTTTCACTTTTTACAATAATGGAACCTCCTATAG AAATTGTTGTTGTAGGAACAGGAGACAAGCTCTTTCGACTGGACCCAAAGTTACATAGCTACATGAGAAAGCAACACAACATTCTCCTAGAAGTTCAAGCTACT GCAAATGCATCAGCAACATTCAATTTTCTATTGGAGGAAACACGGTTGGTTGGAGCTGTCCTTATACCACCTACATCAACTGATGAACCCTAA